A genomic window from Ziziphus jujuba mitochondrion, complete genome includes:
- the atp9 gene encoding ATPase subunit 9, with translation MLEGAKSMGAGAATIASAGAAVGIGNVFSSLIHSVARNPSLAKQSFGYAILGFALTEAIASFAPMMAFLISSVFR, from the coding sequence ATGTTAGAAGGTGCAAAATCAATGGGTGCCGGAGCTGCTACAATTGCTTCAGCGGGGGCTGCTGTCGGTATTGGAAACGTGTTCAGTTCTTTGATCCATTCCGTGGCGCGAAATCCATCATTGGCTAAACAATCATTTGGTTATGCCATTTTGGGCTTTGCTCTAACCGAAGCTATTGCATCGTTTGCCCCAATGATGGCCTTTCTGATCTCATCCGTATTCCGA